In a single window of the Luteibacter rhizovicinus DSM 16549 genome:
- the tehA gene encoding dicarboxylate transporter/tellurite-resistance protein TehA codes for MALPRPIPASFFGMVLGLVGLGANWRTASRLWGLPSAIGESIMAVAFVVCAVLTLAYAYKWLVHRAAAIEEARHPVQCCFIGLVPSSGALMGIVLAPHAHGLAVAALLTGGVGQVVFALWRFGAMLQGDRDISTTTPVIYLPSVAGNLIIAASAGILGFPSWGILFFGVGVFSWLALESVIVNRLLNAPPLPPPLRPTLGIQLAPPAVAAVAWLANTQGVPELMVQAAWGYGLVQLLLMIRLFPWIAKQPFASSYWAFSFGITALSGSALTMSLRGLTGAIAELAPVLFVFTNAVMLLLTVGTIVRLAQNKFLPPSVVAAPPATS; via the coding sequence TCCCATTCCCGCGTCGTTCTTCGGCATGGTCCTTGGCCTTGTCGGGCTGGGTGCCAACTGGCGAACTGCGTCGCGTCTGTGGGGACTGCCATCGGCGATCGGCGAAAGCATCATGGCCGTCGCCTTCGTGGTCTGCGCGGTGCTCACCCTTGCCTATGCCTACAAGTGGCTCGTGCATCGAGCTGCCGCGATCGAAGAAGCGCGGCATCCGGTGCAATGCTGCTTCATTGGTCTGGTGCCGTCGTCGGGTGCCCTGATGGGCATCGTGCTGGCGCCGCATGCGCACGGCCTGGCCGTCGCCGCGCTGCTTACCGGTGGCGTGGGGCAGGTCGTCTTCGCGCTGTGGCGCTTCGGCGCCATGTTGCAGGGCGATCGCGACATCTCCACGACCACGCCGGTGATCTACCTGCCTTCGGTGGCCGGCAACCTGATCATCGCCGCGTCGGCGGGCATCCTCGGCTTCCCGTCATGGGGAATCCTTTTCTTCGGGGTCGGCGTGTTCAGCTGGCTCGCGCTCGAATCGGTCATCGTCAACCGCTTGCTCAATGCGCCGCCCTTGCCGCCGCCCCTGCGACCGACGCTCGGTATCCAGCTCGCACCGCCGGCCGTTGCCGCCGTCGCGTGGCTGGCCAACACACAGGGCGTACCGGAGCTCATGGTGCAGGCGGCGTGGGGTTATGGCCTCGTGCAGCTGCTGCTGATGATCCGCCTGTTCCCGTGGATCGCGAAGCAACCGTTCGCGTCGAGCTACTGGGCTTTCAGCTTCGGCATCACGGCGCTATCGGGTAGTGCCCTGACCATGAGTCTGCGCGGGCTGACCGGTGCGATCGCCGAGCTGGCGCCGGTGCTGTTCGTCTTCACCAACGCGGTGATGCTGCTGTTGACCGTCGGCACGATCGTCCGTCTTGCACAGAACAAATTCCTGCCGCCGTCCGTGGTTGCCGCACCGCCGGCGACGTCGTAG
- a CDS encoding OmpW/AlkL family protein, translating to MSHLKHLIIAGVLCAAPLGNAVAQSVESPWIVHVGAHVVDPKSNTGDLAGLSSSTTRSLRPSVSVEYLLTPSWSVELLAALPFQHDVRLDGQRAVGVKQLPPVVGVNYRFLAGQTVSPFLGVGVNYTHFFDTKGHNALDGTNVSLGDTWGIAWHGGVDIALNARWTFTVDARWIDIDSKVKVDGARVGTAHLDPWVYGVSVGYRF from the coding sequence GTGTCACACCTCAAACATCTCATCATCGCCGGCGTACTTTGCGCCGCGCCCCTCGGCAACGCGGTGGCGCAAAGCGTGGAATCACCGTGGATCGTGCACGTCGGGGCGCACGTGGTCGACCCGAAGTCGAACACAGGGGACCTCGCGGGCCTGTCGTCGAGCACCACGCGAAGCCTGCGCCCTTCGGTCAGCGTCGAATACCTCCTGACACCGTCGTGGAGCGTCGAACTGCTCGCGGCGTTGCCGTTCCAGCATGATGTTCGCCTCGACGGGCAGCGCGCGGTTGGCGTGAAGCAGTTGCCACCCGTGGTCGGGGTGAACTATCGCTTTCTCGCCGGGCAGACCGTGTCGCCGTTCCTCGGTGTCGGCGTCAACTACACGCACTTCTTCGATACGAAGGGGCATAACGCCCTGGATGGAACGAACGTGAGCCTCGGTGACACGTGGGGCATCGCATGGCACGGCGGCGTCGATATCGCTTTGAATGCGCGCTGGACATTCACCGTCGACGCGCGCTGGATCGACATCGACTCCAAAGTGAAGGTGGACGGTGCCCGTGTCGGCACCGCCCACCTCGATCCCTGGGTGTATGGGGTGAGCGTCGGTTATCGCTTCTGA
- the rclC gene encoding reactive chlorine resistance membrane protein RclC has product MNATARHALTTFVRTERLGPNLMRIAIAIVFLWIGALKFVPFEADSITPFVANSPVMSFFYNHPDEYKAHLTHEGQLVPEQREWQTANNTYGFSTGLGIVEWTIALLVLSYPLSKKLGLLGAFLSFATTLVTLSFLFTTPEAWVPALGDAQHGFPYLSGAGRLVLKDTMMLAGSWIIGIDAAKAILAGDQKR; this is encoded by the coding sequence ATGAACGCCACTGCCCGCCACGCCCTCACCACCTTCGTTCGCACCGAACGTCTCGGCCCGAACCTCATGCGCATCGCCATCGCCATCGTCTTCCTGTGGATCGGTGCGCTGAAGTTCGTCCCCTTCGAGGCCGACAGCATCACGCCCTTTGTCGCCAACAGCCCGGTCATGTCGTTCTTCTACAACCATCCGGACGAGTACAAGGCGCACCTGACACACGAAGGCCAACTCGTCCCCGAACAGCGTGAATGGCAGACCGCCAACAACACCTACGGCTTCTCCACCGGCCTGGGTATCGTCGAATGGACCATCGCCCTGCTCGTGCTCTCCTATCCCCTGTCGAAGAAACTCGGACTGCTGGGGGCCTTCCTCTCCTTCGCGACGACCCTGGTCACCCTGTCCTTCCTCTTCACCACACCCGAAGCATGGGTGCCCGCGCTGGGCGATGCACAACACGGCTTTCCCTATCTCTCCGGCGCCGGACGCCTCGTCCTCAAGGACACGATGATGCTGGCGGGTTCGTGGATCATCGGCATCGATGCGGCCAAGGCGATCCTCGCCGGCGATCAGAAGCGATAA
- a CDS encoding AraC family transcriptional regulator, which yields MDALTRVLELAQVQGALDLRCQLAGGFSLDHVDAEPGEAPFHLVLGGSAAMELPGHTVVMEAGDLLVLPQGTRHRVHDLRGRDVQTAVSLDHAGPFRVKRNTEGDTDLDLLCGRFTFAPDAGRLLFSALPEVLHIRLGREHGIDALSGIVTMFRDEVARMEPGALAVVTALTQALFVFAVRAQLRDGVMPPSLLGLMVDPRLSRALLAMLREPEREWTVASLADQAAMSRATFARHFEARGNVAPHEVLTLLRMHLAADLLRRGELTAGAVADRVGYRSESAFGKAFARVMGTTPARFRRDGKAAP from the coding sequence ATGGATGCCTTGACCCGCGTGCTCGAGCTGGCCCAGGTGCAGGGCGCCCTGGATCTTCGTTGCCAACTGGCCGGCGGCTTCAGCCTCGATCATGTCGATGCGGAACCGGGCGAGGCGCCGTTTCATCTCGTGCTTGGCGGCAGTGCGGCGATGGAACTGCCCGGACATACGGTGGTGATGGAAGCGGGCGATCTGCTCGTCCTGCCGCAGGGCACCCGCCATCGCGTGCACGACCTGCGCGGGCGCGACGTCCAGACCGCTGTCTCGCTCGATCACGCCGGCCCCTTCCGGGTCAAACGCAACACCGAAGGCGACACCGACCTCGACCTGCTGTGTGGTCGCTTCACCTTCGCGCCGGACGCGGGCCGCTTGCTCTTCAGCGCCTTGCCCGAGGTCCTGCACATCCGCCTGGGTCGCGAACACGGCATCGACGCGCTGTCCGGCATCGTCACGATGTTTCGCGATGAAGTGGCGCGGATGGAACCGGGCGCGCTGGCGGTGGTCACCGCGTTGACCCAGGCGCTGTTCGTTTTCGCGGTGCGCGCCCAGCTGCGCGACGGCGTGATGCCGCCGTCCCTGCTCGGGCTGATGGTCGATCCCCGGCTCAGTCGCGCCTTGCTCGCCATGTTGCGCGAGCCCGAGCGTGAGTGGACGGTGGCGTCGCTGGCGGATCAGGCGGCGATGTCGCGTGCCACGTTCGCGCGCCATTTCGAGGCGCGCGGCAACGTCGCACCGCACGAGGTGCTGACGCTCCTGCGCATGCACCTGGCTGCCGACCTGTTGCGTCGCGGCGAGCTCACGGCGGGCGCCGTGGCCGATCGCGTCGGCTATCGCTCCGAGTCGGCGTTTGGCAAGGCGTTCGCACGGGTGATGGGGACGACACCGGCGCGGTTCCGTCGCGACGGCAAAGCGGCGCCGTGA
- a CDS encoding DUF1203 domain-containing protein, whose amino-acid sequence MSFRITGIDPKPFLSLYGLDEAQLDKRGVIRVVASNDTGYPERIELRNARRGEALLLLNHTHQPAQSPYRSSHAIFIREGATEACEVSDEVPEVLRTRTLSLRGFDEREHIASAVLVEGSVLDDAIERMFAMSSVRYAHVHYAAYGCYAARIDRS is encoded by the coding sequence ATGTCCTTCCGCATCACCGGTATCGATCCGAAGCCCTTCCTGTCGCTGTACGGCCTGGATGAAGCGCAGCTCGACAAGCGCGGCGTGATCCGCGTCGTCGCGTCGAACGACACGGGTTATCCCGAGCGCATCGAGTTACGCAACGCGCGCCGCGGCGAAGCCTTGCTCCTTCTCAATCACACGCATCAGCCTGCGCAGTCGCCGTATCGCTCGAGCCACGCCATCTTCATTCGCGAAGGGGCGACCGAGGCCTGCGAAGTGAGCGACGAGGTACCCGAGGTCCTGCGCACGCGTACGCTTTCACTCCGCGGATTCGACGAGCGCGAACACATCGCCAGCGCGGTGCTCGTCGAAGGCAGCGTGCTGGACGACGCGATCGAGCGCATGTTCGCGATGTCGTCGGTGCGCTATGCGCACGTCCATTACGCGGCCTACGGTTGCTACGCGGCGCGCATCGATCGCAGCTGA